TCTGGAACCTGAGCGACCGGCCGGTGGAGCTGCAGATAAGGGTAGGATCCATACTGAAGAAGGGTCACACTTTGAAGCCTGGGTCATCCAAGAGACTGAAGTGCAAGCACCTTTACAGGAGTTACATGCCTGCAGTGGTGGGTGGTGGGAGAAACAGTGATGGGGGGATTAAGAGCTTGCTGTATTACTATGATGAGACTTGCCACCCTTATGTTTGGATACATGACAGTTTGGGTGATTTCAGTAGGAATAGGATGGTTAAGCAGCAGTATATCAGCCTAGAGGATCTGAGGGATTTTTCTGAGATCAGGATCTTCAGGGACCATCAGAGAGGCTGCATCTCGGTTCGCAAGAAATCGAGGCCAGAATTGTGCTGAATTTTTGCTTGTTAGTTTTAATTTAAGTCAATCTATCTGTATGTATGCATTGTTGGTGGATtaattataattttctttttcatttttcttgtttttttctttttatatagtttatggtgtgtgtgtgtgtttgaagGTATATCTTCCATGGTTTTGGTACTACTATATTGCCATATATGTACCAAAGATTTTACAAAATGAAATGGGTGTATCTAGCTAGCTGTTGTTTCCTATTTACCAAACTAAGGAGCtggctttttctttttttttttttcttaaccaAATTTGAAAGTAATAATGGATGTTAAAGGTACTGATTTCCTGACAGTGTCgtgctccatttttttttttctaaagatgattattattatttactatagCTGTTTTGTTAACATGGAACTCGGAAATTTAtaactttcttctttttttcagtTCGATTTAGACTACACCATGAGAGGCAACCAATCTCCCATTCCCCACTCCTTTGCTATCCCTTTCTCAATATTTGATTAGAATGAAGCTTCAAATTCTTACCATTAGAATCTCTTTGAAGAATGACACTTACAATTCACTGAACAGAAAGTAGTTTTTGATGATATGAAGGGAAGAAGTGAGTGACAGTAGCATCAGCTGTTAGGTGCTGTGGTAATATTGGTTGGTGTCTGCACTTGGCTGGCCTATTTCAATTTTCATCTATTAGTTGattatctttttttttccccAACAGGTAAACCATCCCCCTCTATTCTTTACTTAAATTTTGCTGGGCTGGGAATTGAACCGCCACTAGCTGGAGCTCAGACTTATTTGCTGAGGAAGTATCAGCCTAATTACCCACAAGGACCACTACTTGCAATAGAGCCATAGTTGTAATGAAAAGTACCATAGAGCCATATTGCATTAAGAAGTACCATTCTCATCTTTCCCCACCTTTCCTCCTATCCCAATAATCTCTccttatatagtttttttttgcCTGCGGAATTTCAAGTTTATGTTTGGCATTTGCTCCAAGGTTAGTAGTAGAATTAATGATCCGTAGAATGCTAGCTTGCATATATGGTTGTGTTTGGCAACCCACCTTCCCCTCCTTTGCTTGTCTTTCTCAAACCCATTTAAGTTCCTTTTTTTTGTAACTAAAATTGGAAACAAGATTCCCTTCAAGCTAGGCTTGCTCCTTGAGCAATATTCAAGAAACATGAGTAGGTAAAGCATTTCCACCTCTCACATTTTTAGGAGGAAAATACTTTGCCACCAttctattatttttgtttttatgatGATCCCATGTGGTTGGGATGCTACGAACTTGTCTTTAAACAATAAAATAAGAGAGTAATAAAGACTCAATGAAAAATAGCACGACATGGTCTAGGATAAAACTTGTGCTTCTCTTTCACTCCCATATGCATGcaattatgttaatttttataaGGTTGTGATTACGGGTGCTTTGGAGATGATATAGAAGAAAATTTGTCATACTAGATATTAAAGTAAGACATTCAAATAGTTATTGACCATAAAATGCCTTCTCAAGATATTAGCATCTGAAATAGATCAGAGTCATCATAGACTCAATTCAAATCCCaaactctctccttctcttattGAGACTTTGTAATAAAACACAAAACTAACAATTAACAACCATTATTGCTTAAAGTtatcatatgtgtgtgtgtatgtatgtatgtatgtatgtatgtatgtatgtatgtatgtatgtatgtatatattgttggtcttacaagacttaatatcctattttgatgctaacaaacaagtagatcttaacatgctttgtttaagtgatgtattttcaaaactcaataatgaatgcaaggttaaagagttcatgagagcttgtacctcagataaggatggttatatcaagcttgaagcatggactTAAGgataaagcctgaagatcatgagagcttgaggattaaagagaacctgatgaaagctcaaagatcaatgaagctcaaagtctgaactgttgatgaaagatcaagagagataaagaattgaaagctcacataTAATTCAGGAAAATTGAAGCTCAGTAAAGaagacaaagagaactcaaagcaacgaAAAGTCAAATGGgtctttaggacaagtctttgtaagtacttcaagataattcaagtatgaatgtttactttgaagcttattaggcaaaggagacttagagaccatagcttaagtcttggaacatgtttttcaaagttaaacaaatttatattccaagaatatctaagcaaaaaggagagagaaataaaaaatgacttacaaccagctgacagacgactggcaagttaaacaACTTGAACTAAGAAGAACAGAAGTCTGACAAACGACTGTCAGTGTCAAGTGAGAAACTTGTAGGTGTTTTGCCAGACGACTACCACCCTTTTGagtttgtttttaaaaataaattcctctagtgacagacgactgccaatcagggaacagacgactgccacctctctgcctatgaattttatagttataatatatggacagacgactgctaggACTTCACAGTCATCTGGCTTGCGGcagttttcaaatttccaacggatatattttttaaaattcaaattatttgaagcttaaataaatttaaatcttgGAAACTACTCTAAGAAAACTAGGagaacaagcaagaagtctttctaactctataaataccctcaaggaccattgttttaaacaccaagaaatcaattcagttCTCATACTCTGTCAAAGCtcactgaaattctgaaagctctctattgctctcatcactcacgaaaatctctAAAGTATTGCTGAGTTTCTCATTGAGTTTGTGCATTAAGTTGttaattctttcattcattgaaagatactcacggtgataaatttctagagcttcattctaaatttcatattctgaatttactttgaagtatattagttgtgctataattgttatactaaccagctctttgaggagcaagttctctgtacacatctatttgatttatttcttatagattgatgattccaaagattgtttggatcTTTGGcaaagcaaggggatattgcttagagaggcgggctctagcctagttaaggagtaaccggacaaggggatatcgtttggaaaaggtgggctttagccttaaccgaggagtgttgtaaaggtattattccgcccgtcaaaggaacaggtttagtgaatcctttgatggtttgccaaaggcgaggacgtaggctgagtataagccgaacttcgtaaaaatctctgtctcactctttctttcccttactccttattttcagtacatatttcaattgcgtggatggtttaaattgaaaatcatatatattacgtatatttgggaatcaagtaaacttaaagtttaattttgatttgggttgcggaaaccaaaagggagtacgttggttaaaccatatcttgcgaaaaccatacgggagtacgttacttggttaaacatcccaaagataaattaactgagagtttatttgaattttgaatattgggaagagtgtgaatattgtgttggattttatattacatatcatattgagaaaatcaattaatac
This genomic stretch from Malania oleifera isolate guangnan ecotype guangnan chromosome 3, ASM2987363v1, whole genome shotgun sequence harbors:
- the LOC131150214 gene encoding uncharacterized protein LOC131150214, with the translated sequence MPSWLGVFSFRVCLDGCRDQAQQVSGLGTRIWNLSDRPVELQIRVGSILKKGHTLKPGSSKRLKCKHLYRSYMPAVVGGGRNSDGGIKSLLYYYDETCHPYVWIHDSLGDFSRNRMVKQQYISLEDLRDFSEIRIFRDHQRGCISVRKKSRPELC